The Pyrus communis chromosome 12, drPyrComm1.1, whole genome shotgun sequence genomic sequence AAATCTTCGAGAAATAAAGCAAATCGCTGAATTGGAAGATAGGAGCTTTGATTGAGATGCACCCAAAGGGAAAACCGAGCTTAATCGAATAAATCTAACTTTTCCTCAACCTAATttcacaaaatcaagaaaagCCCCGAATTtttgaaaaaccctaaccctagatcTTGAATTCTTTATGAAATCCCTAAAATTGTATCTAGGTCTGTAGACAAATACAGCTGATGGGCTATAAAAAAACCTCAAAGAATTATAGATCTATGGATCGAAACCCAAAAATCAGAAAACCtaaacaacaaaaagaattcgaacaaatttacaaaaatcgGAAAAAATATTACAGCGGGAAGTGAAAAAACACTAATTCGATAAAATTTTAGTCAGAtctacaaatgaagaagaagatcaaACACTTCCTGAAATCTTAACCCTAGAATTGGATAGGGAACACGGATCAAGATAAAATTGGGATCGATTGACAGAGGATAAAACGAATTGATCGAATTTGAGATCAATTTATGGATCGAGACAAAAAATGGAGATGGAATCGGGTGAAAGAAATGGTCGAGGTTGATAAAAGGGGCGGCAATTGGAGAAAATGGGGCTTTTTTGTAAGTGGCTTgtccaagaacaaaaataacaaaaaaacacaCGTATGGATCGTAATTACGGAAAATACCCCTTATAGTATGGGAAGGGACTAGTGATTGACACATGGCGTGTTGTTAGAGGAAAGTGGCTTCTGGACAGCTGTGCTTAAGATTTGTCTCTTGGCCGAGAAAACTTTTAGTATCAGGAATACGACATGTTACATAAATGTCATATTACGAatgattgatattttttttctaagtatttAATACTTATATTACAATTGTTAGTATACCAAATCGTATTTTCGGCACAATAAAAATATTTCATTACCTTTTTCAGTTGCATATTGTGTGGATTTTATCGGTGGATAGGATGACAATTCCTACAATGACGAAATGGTAATGAATGTTTTGTCGTTTTGTCATTTTGTCTTTTAGAAACAAGGATTTTTGCCATTTAATTAGAAGATTAGGTTAgggattttgatttgattaattgtgGATTTCTTGTTACCATTCTCTCAAATGTTTTCATGTTGAATTGggttcataaataaaaatacgtTTAAATAATAAGTTGACGAATGTGCAAACGTAACTCATTAAATTTACATGAGAAAAAAATTTCGGCAAAGACAAGTGAAATCGTTGTTATTAATGATTTATTTTAGATACACATGTCAAGGTGGTCTAGCAGCACACGGTCTTCACTTTGTTTGAGAATGTCTAAAGTTCAACTCACACGGATATTGAGATGATTACAGTGGATTTGATATCAAGCTTTCGGTCAACTTGGGCAAATAACAGGTGATGCTGAAATTTGGGAGCTTTATTTTGGTCTACAGCTTGCCGTAGACAAAAGTATTTTAAGCCTTTGTGTGGAGATGGAATCGGTTATagtggttaatttaattaacagtGTAACTTCTACCAACTTTTATTCTCTTGTTAACATTATTGATCAGTGCAAACAATTATGGTAAGCATAGCAGATTGAGAGCTGGTTCATGTTAACTGGGAGAAGAACTTTGTGGTGGACGACCTTGCTAATTGAAGTTATAATATGAATCTTAAGTACCATTATTTTGATAATCCACTTGAATAGATTGGAATTCATTTATTTGATGGTATGATCGGAGTCTCTAGGACTCAAACTGTTACGTCAAATAAATGATAAATCCGTAATGTAGAATaacattatattaaaaaagaaaagaaaaatagattgGATTCAATGTTCTCATTATATTCACTTTCCCCATGTTGTATCAACAGATGAAACATTTTACAGTTCAAATGTATAGATGTAATCAAACCCTTTCATATACAAGTTTGCCAAAGTCTGGCAAGTACTAAAGAAAACAGCATCAAAGTGTACAATCCAACAGAATCGAGTTTAGATACGTTTTATTTTGTATCTGACAAGACTGATCACAAAAAACAAGGGCGTAACGATGGCCATCCGAAGCTACAAGAACGCTCACACGAATTTACAGCAGCGAAGAAACCACCCCTCATTTGCATTGGAATGGCTTTGGCTCTCTTTAGAATCTGTCATCTGATCCGTTACAAAAACAAGTTAAATGCAAGTCGTTATAAGCAAGAAGAAATATGTCGAATGGACATGCTATTATAAGTGAAAAACTACACGAAAAGAGGTCTTGAAGTTAGGGAAGTCGAAGACTAACAGACATGCAAATCTCATTTCTCAGCACGTAACTATCAATTTGTTTCAAGATAGCACCAGATACTTAGCTTTTCCAGTCAATTAGTCATACTGATAGCTATCACATGAACAACACGACGAGGACAGTAAAAGCTTAATGTGTATGGGGGAACGGCGAACAATTTAGCTTGAATAAgcttattttgtttgaaaaatatcaaaagtTATTTAAAATGTCAGCATGGTAGGCAAAACCAGAGGAGCAGTAATGAGAGGGCCACAACCAAGAATCGGAATTCGTCCAACAACTCCTATCTTTGTGCTAGTACAGATACTAGAACTCAAATGAGATTTTGGTGCAGAACTTACCGTTTCAGGAATGTCAATGCCATACTCTCAAAGATCGATACCCTCATCAAGGCCTTTGGAACTGATCATCACATTTGAGTGAATTTGTTTGTCaaacttcttcttccttcttgcTTCAAACTCTTGAAATCCTTCCATCTAGATTTTTATCACGGGGTAAATGTTCAAATATATTGCGGGAAAAAAGGGATAGAAGTAAAACACTACATAGGAAAATGTGGCATACCTGCTGAAACTGATCCATGGAAATAGGGTTTCCATGGAGGGAAATATTCTGCAGCGCTTTACAGTCTTTCAACAGATTAGTGGGTATCTGTCAAACAAGGAGTACACCAATTTGCCATTCTTTATGTGGTTAAGTAAGTAAAACGAAACTTGTGAGTTGTAAAAACTATACCTTTTTCACATTATTATTGTCCAAGCAAAACGACTTTACGTGGATAAGGTTGCAGACTGACTCAGGAAGTTCGTCTATTGAATTATCTGAAACGCAACGCAGAATCATGAAGCTGTCAGTGGTAAATCAAAGAATTACGACCATAGAACCACATAGAGAAGGAAACGATCAACCTATTtagattgaacaaaaaaaaaaaaaacacatacaaCAAACATCAATTAGCTGACTAACGCTGACTAACGCAACAATTTAAACATACCATCAGCTTGTAATTCTTCCAGAGAGAAGCAACTTCCGATGGATTCCGGAAGAGACTTTAACTTGTTCTTCGATACATTTAAAAGCTTTAACTGCATCAAATAATCCATTATTAGATCCTGGATTTTCACAAGGAATGCTAAATATTTGATATTCAAAAAATGTAGAAGTGAAATTCAGATACTCATTAATGCATTTTCCAATGTTTTGGCAAATTCCAAACGTATAAAACGGATATTGATAATTAACTCGGACATACAATTCCTAAAGCAGGAACAGCAAAACAGAAAAGCAGGAGGACAATGCCAATGCACTTACATTCCGCAAGCTTCCAATAGTCGCAGGCAAAGACTCTAATGAATTTCCGGAGATGGATAACTGCTCAAGTCTGACTAACTGTCCCACTAGAAATCGGAAACATAGATCTTGTTAGTTAGACATCCCATGATGAAGTCTTTGAAAGAAACAATGGTCCCATGCAGTTGAAGAAACAATGGTCCCATACATTATCTTACTTAGAGAAGAGAATTACATTCATCAGGCAAGGTAGTAACTCGATTTCCATCAAATGTCATAACTTTTAGCGACTCTAGTCTTGCCAAATTTATCGGTAGTCGGTCAATGAGGTTATGAGCTAATATCTGAAAAAATAGAGCAATCAAATTCAACTGTCAACTGATCATCCAAACGCATGAAAGAATAATTGTACACTTATATCAACAAATTGCCTTATGTAGAGATTACTTAATTCATGTGAAGTATTTTAGCTGTTTgtttatgaaaataaaataggaagacttggaaagagactctaagaaaagacttggatctaacggaagacaTGGCACAAAATCGAGCGCAGTGGAGTTCTAGGATTCATaaagccgaccccacttagtgggataaggctttcttcttcttgtggttttaaaaaataaaataaaaacttttgaATCGAATACTATTTCTTGTTCATATATTTTGAACCGAATATTCTTATGCAATTCATTGTCAGATTTAGAAAGAACTGAATCCCATCCAACAgtccactcatgattacaacctTCAATAAGAGGACCACCATTTTCATTACAAAAATTGTGCCACTATTTATTTATCCTTTTTTGTTCAACAGAGCTGGCGAACGTCAAGGTCTTAAAAACGTTACGTATGACAAATTGCTTGTAGATCATGAATttagaaatcagaaaaataGTACATGTACAAAAGACAAATACATACTCTTACCAGTTTCTGCAGGTTTACAAATTTGCTGATATCCATAGGAATTTCAACTGCATGCAGAAAAACAGAAGTAAACTACTAGATGTTTATGCTTAAGTTCTAAAAATATCGAAACCTTGAACACCAAGCCATGAAAAAACCTTTATCTTTACGTTAACCCATtgaagctttttgttaaagaagGTTAAGTGGAAATCAGATGCCTTCCAAAAATGAGGTTAAGTGGAAATCAGATGCCTTCCAAAAATTAAACTGCATTGTTAAATTGGTGAATAATATGCCTCAGAGAATAGAACATTACctattttattgtttgttagATCAATAGTACGTATGGACCTGTCCAGGTCGAGAACTTCAGCTGGAAATGTCTGTTCCAGAGAAAGTAACCAATCAATACATAGcatcaaacacacacacacacacacacacacacacacacatgaaaTGAGGCAAAGCACCAGCTTCGTGGTGCTTTGTGTTTATCTAAAATGCGTACATATAACCCGAAACTAGGTGTTTATGCACGATACAGAATATATCACAATGTCAATTAACTGTTTCACTCGCTAAACCAAAGGACTAGAGAGAAACCGTGTCAGATGCTTGAACCAAATACACCAacaacaaaaactgaaaacatcTCCATATAAACTCAAAGCTCTCTTTCGacttcaattaaaatttgaaccAAAACACATCCAAAACATCTCAATCAACAGcacccttaaaaaaaatatttgaactttATCGCGATTCTCGTATTTAATTTGTAATCACAAGACACAGGGAAAATGTAAATTATGAGCAGCTACCAAATGAAACAACTTCATCAAAACTAATCAATTTATTCCACCCACCTCCCCAATATCTCACACCCAATTATTCAACTCCACAACAATCATCcaaaaaaataaccaaattttCAATCAACCACCCTAATAAATACAACCAATACACACACGaagatatatacatacacacatatataagcTTTGGGAGACagagattgagagagaaatTGCCTTCAATTTGGAGTCGCGGAGGCCAACAATGCCGGTGGATCGCCACCGAGCGGCCCGGCTCGCTTTCGAATCCGCGTTTTTGCTGGTAGCGCAACCCATCTCGTCGCCACCAAATTGATCTCACAAAATTTCCCCAAACAAAAAGCAACAAAATtcgaaaaataaattatttatttatttctttatatataCGTAAGTATATAAATTCTCTGAATTTTCCTCTCTGCGCGGAGAATTTCGCCTCTGAAATTTCAGAGGGTAGTGAGAGAAATGAGATTTGTGCAGAGAGGTTTAGGCGGGGGTCAAGCTCGAAGCTATGGAGACCAAGAAGACGAAGCAGTCCAGTCGTCGTTTTCAACGACTGGTTTTGCCCTTTTTCTGGGTCCGGAAAACCGCGTCTTTTTCCTACGTGGCTTATGCTGATTGGGGGTTCGATTGGTTAGTGCGGTTTTTACTGCAGGGGATCATGACTTTTGCTCCTTGGAATGTTTGGCGCTTTTGGGGCGGACTTCGCGCGAGTTTTTTGAACCGACGTTGGATCGGACTTTTTAGATCAAACGAATTTGGAGTTCTGGGCTTTGGATATCGGATTGGGCTTGGAGTTTTCAAAAATTTAGagtttttattacaaatagtAATTTAAATTGACTCATTCCagatatttgaaattaaaaattcatcaatGTAGTCATTGAAAATAAGCGTTACAAATCAATGTGGTATTTCAGTCCCAATTTcgttaaaaattatgttatgtgctgatgtgatacataattaagtttcataagtctaattaaatattgtctgtgaattaaaaatatttaaataataaaaaaataattttatttttgaataattaaaaactaaaaaaaaaatcaattagaagaaaaaaaaggtgagAGTCTTGGAGCTCTTCCACTTCCAGACGGGCCCGATTCCAATTCCATTGAAAGGTTATCCATGATATTTACTGTTTTGTAACATTCTCTTTACTGGAATTACAAACTCTTCATCCTCTATtgtcttgaaaggaattgaattaaaaaggaaTTGGAATGACACGGAATCcaaatcagattttttttttttttttgaagctgTTTACTTAggaaggtgtattcaattgagaatttgagagattttaattgatttataaatccatggatttttatagagtttaatcgatttgtagagattctaaataaaaatttgattcaattcccttgaAATCTCGTGGGAATATGTGAAATTTGTGAATGCTTAAAgtacactacgaaatctctcaaattccttctaattcctcaactttctcaaattctttaaaatcaatttctaattgaatatacctaaaatgttataaacttctttaaaatcataACTGAATACATTCatatttctaaggattttaataaattatcttaaaattctaattgaatacaccttgaatttcaaataatcacttaaaatcctgattgaataccttTAGATTcgttaaaagaattaaaatctcttaaaattctaattgaatacaccctccTAAAACTGTGTGGAATCGGAGTGCAAATAATGCATATTCTGTATTAGCACATGAATCGAAATCAAAAGCAGATTGATTACTAAAATACCATTgtacaaaacaaatataaatttcacttaacttgtatatataaaaCTAATACAATTATTTATCCTAAAAAAGCCTTTATTACCATATAAAAATACCAATAAACAACGAGATTAACACAGGCCCTCCCCGTCCCCTCCCAGCCATCTAAAAATCCACATCTTCTTCCCTTCtgaatcttcttcttctcttctgattactctttcttcttctgatTCCCCTTggattcttttcttcttccaaatAACTAATTATTtccaaatatttatttatttattatattggtcgtctgtctctgtctctctcttacGCCTGCTTCTTCACTGGGTTTTGATTTGAAACCTGAAGGTGCTGGGTGCTGTGCTACCGGAGACGACACCATTGAAAAGGCTGGAAGGGGAAGGAGATAAGGGTATATTGGGTAAGAAAAACTGATTCCGGCTTCAGAAATTATTTGTTGCCCTAAGGTGAGTTTTCTCGATTGATTCAAAATCCCTAACAAAAAATACTACTTAGGGTTAAATTGAATTGGCACCAAATTGCCATGCTCTATTTTTCGATTTTTTCCGAATTTAATTTGAGAACGACTGTGTTGGTCAATGCAGTAAAAATGGGGAGCGAGAGCACTCTGAAGACGTGGGTATCCGATAAGTTAATGACGTTGCTCGGATACTCTAATGCCACGGTTATTCAGTACATTATCGGAATAAGTTAGTTGTTCTTCGTCCTTGCCACTTTACCAGTTATTTGCGTTCGATTTTGTGAACTTCAAACGGATGATAGCAGCATTGTATGCAATTTGATTTGACTAATGGAAAATTGACATTTCTTGCAGCTAAACAAGCAAAATCACCTGCTGGTGTTGTAGGCAAGCTTGTAGAATATGGGTTTTCTTCTTCATCTGAAACAAGTGCATTTGCTGAAGACATTTTTTCTAGAGTGCCTCGTAAAGAATCTGGTTTGAACGTGAGTTCTTATTCTAAATCAAATGAATGTATAGACTCAGGATTTTCGACCCCAGTTTTATCCGTCTATGAAATCATGCCTTTCCTGATTGTTACTATTGTTTGTTATGTATATCAGCAATATCAGAAACAAGAGAGGGAAGCTGCAATGTTGGTCAGGAAGCAGCAGACATATGCTCTTTTGGATGCAGATGATGACGACGACGATGATGGAGGTAGATCATCTGTCCCTGTTGTTTCAGAGTCAAGGAAACCAGATTCCCATAAGAAGCGGTTTAGGAAGAAGGGTTTGAGTCAAGAAGATGAAGACGATGAGGTTCCTTTAAACTTTTGTAATATAATattctgtttttgtttctcAGGGTAATCGTTGTTTTAACTTAGTGCAATGCTGCAGGGGATTGcacaagaggaagaaaagagaaggGTAAAAAGACGAACTTCGCCAGATGAAGATGATGGTTCAGAGGTTttcttcttatatatatatttttaaatttatgcaTAGGTTCAGTTTCTCGTAATTTGTCGCTgttttaattgaaaaacaaagttaagtAATAATGCATGATGGAAGCAGAGATAAATTTGATTGAATTGATATAGTTCTTTAATACTTGTCCAGACTCACTTTGTACTGTGAATGATTATTTTGACATCTTTTTACCCAATGGTATTATCTGCATCGTTCACAATGGGCACTATAGTTACAAATTCttattgctctctctctctctctctctctccctctctctctctctctatatatatctCTTATTATAATAAAGCTCAGTACATTGAGTAGCAATTTTACATTCATTTTCCAGTTATAGATTTTTCCTTGTTCTTCTCTACCAGTTTTTAACATGTCCTCTATTTATAATGGCATGCAGTCAGAAGAAGAAAGATTGCGTGATCAAAGAGAGAGGGAGCAATTGGAGCGGAATATAAGGGAGCGGGACACAACAGCAACACGAAAGGTACAAATTTAGTTATGAGCTGATTTTCATTTTCTACTTTTTCTTTGGTATCAAATCAGCTTGGATTGTCATCTTGCTTTGAGCTATTTCTGACACTGCTTGTTTCCTTTCTCGTCACTAACATCTTTTTTTTCGCCCTTCCAACAGTTAACAGAGAGAAAGTTGTCAAAAAAGGAAGAAGGTACGACAACTTGAGGATATAATTACATCGACACATATTTGTCAAGAATTGCATATTCTGTGCTTGCGATTATACATCTAGATGCATATTCAGGATTTAAGTTCTCATTATGATGCATTGTACTATTGAACAGATGAGGCTATTCGGAGAACAAATGCttttgagaaaaatgaaattgaagatTTAAGGTATGTCATTATCTATATATCATGAATTGACTAACTCTGAAGTCCTGCTTATTTATTTGGGTTCGTTCTTACAGGTAAAGTTCTATTCTTTTGGTAGGCAAAAGTAAACTTAAAATACCTATTTTTTAAATAGTTAAAATATGcttattcatttttattctACCCCTTTAGCAGttagcattttgattaaaacttttGGGCAAGAGAAcatattttcctttctttcttatttCGTTAAAGCCTTTAAGTTTTTGCACTATAATATCCACTATCATGTATGTGTTGTACTGTCTGTTCAAGTTATGTTAGGATTCCAAACTGTGTTTTCTCGTTGCAAAAGAACTTGGTGTTTCATTTTAACCTTAGGAAAGAGGGTCTTCGCTCATTTTGTTTGCCTGGTTGTGTGCACTTTCATTTGCTTTCTAGATTTTGCCCTACACAATTTTTAAGTTGACAATTTGGTATCGTTGTGTAAGCGACTCCTGTTGAAACCTCTGTGATTTACGCATAGAAAATGTGTCCCTATCTCTGGATTGTTTTGTAGACCGATAGTCTGGTTTGATCACTTATATGCTGGAGCTATTTAGGTTCACCCTAGAAAGCAAAgtactaataaaaaatatgtacatgtgtgt encodes the following:
- the LOC137711070 gene encoding plant intracellular Ras-group-related LRR protein 7-like, whose product is MGCATSKNADSKASRAARWRSTGIVGLRDSKLKTFPAEVLDLDRSIRTIDLTNNKIVEIPMDISKFVNLQKLILAHNLIDRLPINLARLESLKVMTFDGNRVTTLPDELGQLVRLEQLSISGNSLESLPATIGSLRNLKLLNVSKNKLKSLPESIGSCFSLEELQADDNSIDELPESVCNLIHVKSFCLDNNNVKKIPTNLLKDCKALQNISLHGNPISMDQFQQMEGFQEFEARRKKKFDKQIHSNVMISSKGLDEGIDL